The genome window CAGCACCGATCCCATGCTGCTGCCCAGCATCGACACCGACTGCATCCCCGGCTGATCGTCCAGCCAGCGCGCCCACGTCTGCACGTCGGTGAGGGCGGCCTGCCAGTTGATGCGCCCGCCGGTGCGCCCGTAGCCGCGCAGGTCGATGGTCAGGACGTTGAAGCCGGCCTCGTTGAGAGGCTCGACCAGAAACGCCCAACTGCGCTGGGTCGTATACAGCTGATGGATCAGCAGTACGGCCGGCGCGTCGGCATGCGGCGCATACAACGTCCCGCGCAGGATCAACCCGTCCGCCGCCGGAGTCTCCACAAGGGAGCCTGCTGACGCAGGCAGTGCTGAGTGCTGAGTGCTGAGTGCTGAGTAGAAACCGCCCATTGCGGCAGTTCCCCCTCGCCCCTTGAGGGAGAGGGGGCTAGGGGGAGAGGGGACAAGGTCAAGTGCTGAATAATCCGCGCCCAACACGTCAATCTCCCCTCGCTCTGAGGGAGAGGGGCCGGGGGTGAGGGTTTCAGCCGCCGCATTCGCCTGCCCCGGCACCGCAAACAGGAACAGCACCACGATACCTGCCGCGATGCGATACCAGCCGAACGGCGTAAACGTGTTGCGCGAGACGTAGCGCAACAGCCATCCGACCGAGAGAAATGCGAAGATCATGCTCACCACCGTTCCAACCGCCAGCAGTCCAAGCTGATCGCCGTTGATCTCGTCGAGACTGGTCGCCAGTTCGATGAGTGCAGCGCCGCCCAGCACCGGGATCGCCAAGAAGAACGAGAAGGCCGTCGCCGCTTGCCGTGTCAGGCCGACCGCGAGGCCGCCGAGGATCGTTGCGCCGGAACGCGAGACACCCGGAATCAACGCAAGCACCTGCGCCACGCCGATCAGAATGGCTTGCCGAAGAGTCAGCGCCTCGTGCGACTCGGTCTCCGGCGCTTCGGTGCGCGGGCGCCGTTCGATCACGATGAACGCGATACCTCCGACGATTAGCGCGAGTGCGACCACCACCGGCGTGAACAGCGTCTCTTTGATCCAGCCGCGCAGGGCAATTCCGATTACCCCCGCCGGCACGGCGGCGATCACGATCGTCAGCCACAAATTGCGCACGGCCGGATTGGTCGTCACGGTGCGTGCCTGCCGGATCAGCTCGGCGCGGTAGAACCACACGACGGCCAACACGGCGCCGATCTGGATGAAGATCTCGAACGTGCCCCCGATCGCGTTGAAATCCAGCACGTTCGACGCGATGATGAGGTGTCCGGTGGACGACACCGGCAGAAACTCGGTCAGCCCCTCGACAATGCCGAGGATTACCGCTTTGATCAGGTCTTCCACGCTCGAACGATCCTAATTGGGCCGCGCACCTCGCATTGTAGCGCAGGGATGCGCGCATTCAACCGCGGCCTGCCAATGCGAACCCTACGCGCGTTCCGGTTCCAGCGCACCGGGGATCGGCTCGCCGGTCAGCGCACCGAACAGGCCCATCAACTTGCGCGTGCGCAGGCCCGGCTTACCGGACGCGATGATCGACTCGTCGACCGAGACCACCGGCATCACCTGCTTGTTGCTGGATGAGATGAACGCTTCATCGGCGGTCAGCAGTTCCACGATCTTGAGCGGGCGTTGAATCACCCGGAAGTGCTGCTCTGCGAGATGCAGCACGACCGAACGTGTGATGCCGTTGAGGATCGAGACCTCCGGCGTGACCAACGTTTCACCGAAGAACGCGAACAGGTTGGTGGTCGTGCCTTCCAACGCGTTGCCCTCGCGGTCGACGTAGATCGCTTCCACCGCGTTGACCTTGGCGGCGCGGCGCAGGGCTTTGATCGCCGGGATGTAGTTAAGCGTCTTGGCTTCCGGGATGTAGCGTTCGATGCGTTCGGTGATGATCTTGATGCCGTCGAGATAGTGGCGCGGGTTCATCACCTTCAGCGGCGTGACGAACACCAGCAGGCGCGGATCGTCTACCGGCGTGATACCGTCGAGCGATTCGCCGCCGGTGACCACGATGCGTACGTTCGATTCGGGGTAGCCGTTGCGCTTCACGGTCTGCATGACGATGTCGGCGATCTCGTCGTCGCTGAACGGAATCGGCAGTTCGATAAACTCGGCCGACCGGCGCAGGCGCGCGATATGTTCGGCCAGCTTGAACGGGATGCCGCCGTAGCTGCGCGTGAAGTCGAACACGCCGTAACCGCGCAGCACCGCCAAGTCGGTGGCGGGGATCAGTGCGTCGCGTTCATCAACGAACTCGCCGTCGATGTAGTAGATGCCCATGCGTTGAACTCTCCCATGTCGGTGCTGCTATTTTAGCGGACTTGGCGGCGCGGTGAATTGTCGGAATGTACCCAATTCGCGGCCGTTCGTTACGCGGAACGACTTCCGGGACTGCACAAGGCCGGTGGCCGTGCGACTCATCGGGCGCTCAGGTTGAGTTTGGCACGTTGCATAAGGTGCGGCTAAGGATTCTCGGATACCCTGTCCGTACCGACCTAGCCGCCGATTAGTTAAAGTGGCTGTATCCCAACGCGCCGAACTTGTGAGCTTTGATCAACTGCGGCGCGTTTTTCGCCCGTTTACCAAGTGCCATCGGGGGAAATAGCCAAATGACCGATTTCCACGATTCCCCGTCTGTTGACACCGCATCGCTCGACTTGCATCGTATCGACACGCAGGAGCGCGACGCCTGCGCCCTGATCTGCGCCGTCCGCAAGGGTGGCGAACCCACCCACGGCAACGTCAAGCGCACGATCGAGGCGCTCGCCCGCATGGGCCACCGCACCGGCTATATCGACGGCGAGGGCGACGGCGTCGGCATTTTGACCGACATCCCGCGCGAGCTGTGGGCGCGTCGCCTTGTGCAGCACGGCCTGCGCTCCTCGCTGGCGACCGACCGCGGTTTCTGGGTCGGCCATCTGATGATCGCCGCCAAAGACAAACCGCGCGCTCAGAACCTCGTCGATCGCATCGTGCGCATGATGACCGACGCGGGTCTGCACGTCATCTTCGATCAGCCGGGGCAGGTCAACCGTACCGTGCTGGGGCCGAGCGCCGAAAAGCACGAGCCGGTGTTCTATCAGCTCGCCGGCCTGAACGGCGAGGTGCCGCTGACCGAATTGGACCGCGTGCTGTTCGATCTGCTCAACCGCATCGAAGGCGACCTCGGCGTGCACTTCGCGTCATTGTCGGCGCACAGCGTGGTCTACAAGGTGCAGGGCACGGTCGAGATTCTGCGCCGGTACTATCCGGAACTGCGCGACCCGCACTACGCCAGCACGGTCACGCTCGGCCACGCGCGCTACAGCACCAACACCAACCCGATCTTCGAGCGCGCCCAGCCGTTCGGACTGCTGGGCCACAACGGCGAATTCAACACGATCAGCCGCTTCCGCATGGAAGCCGGTATGCTCGGCGTCGACCTCAGCCCGAACAACTCGGACTCGCAGGATGTCGACCGCTTCGCGCATGCGCTGTGCGCCAAGTTCGGCTTCGACCTGATCGAGGCGATGACGTACATATTCCCGCCGTTTGAGCACGATCTTCCGGGCGAGTCGGCGGAGATGCGCGAGATGGTCGACGAGGTGCGGCGCACGTTCGGGCCGTTCGCGCAAGGCCCGGCGGCGGTCGCGGCGCGCTATGCCGACCTGTGCGTGTTCAGTGTCGACGCGCTCGGCCTGCGCCCGTTGTGGTTCGGCGAGACCGACAAGGAATTCTTCGCGTCATCCGAGCGCGGCGTGTACACGCTCGACTCGATGATCCGCGATGCCAAGCCGCTGGCCCCCGGCGAGAAGATCGCCCTGCGCATCAAGCGCGGCCAGCCCATCGAGGTCTACGATTACGCCGCCATTCTGCGCCACGTGTACGGCCGTCACCGCGAACGCCTCGGCCTGAACGGGAACGGCAGCACGCGCGCGACTGGCGAACACTTGATCACCGGCGACTTCACGCAGTCCGGCCCGCGCCCAAGCCCGACCGGCGGCACGGCCCTCAGCCCGTCGTTTGCGCCCGCCGCAACGCTCGAACAGCTTGAGTCCGAGGTCGCGCTGGCCGAACCGGCCCGTCAGTGGCCGTGGCAGGGGGGCGGCGCGCCGGTCAACACCGTCACCATGGCGGCGATGGGCTGGGAACGCTATCACGTGTCGGTCGTTGACTCGCTGGTCGAAAGCAAGAAAGAGCAGGTCGGGTCGCTGGGCTGGGACGGGCCGCTGGCCGCCATCAGCCATACCCGCGTCAATCTTGCGGACTACTTCAAGGAGACCGTAGCAGTCGTCACCAACCCGGCCATCGACCGCGAGCGCGAAGCGGCCCAGTTCAGCGTTCGCGTACTGGTCGGGTCGCGCCCCAGCTTCGGTGAAGCCCTGCGCGAGGACGAACTGAGCGTCGTGCTGCAGACCCCGTTTTTGACGGGCGGGCATGCGATCCTCGGCGACCTTGACGAAATGCGCGAAGCCGCCAATAAACACGGCACGATGCCGATCGAAGACCTGCTCGCCGTGTTTGGCGAGCGCATGGCGATTATCGACATGGCCGCCGCCCCGCACGAGGCGGTCGAATCGGCATTGGAACGCATCCGCGCCGAGGCCATCGACGCCGTGAAGCGCGGCGCGCGCTGCATTCTGCTGGACGACAGCGCGGTGATGGACGGCACGCGCCATTGGCTCGACCCGCTGTTGGTGACAGCCACGGTCGACACCGCCCTGCGCGAGACCGACCACGGCGACCGCAATTTGCGCCGGCTGTGCGGGATCGTCCTGCGCAGCGGCGCAATCCGCGACTTGCACGACGTGGCGATGGTCGTCAGCCTCGGCGCGAACGCGATCAACCCGTACATGATGTACGCCGCCGGCCTCGGCCTTGCGCCCAAACCACCACGCGAAGCGATCACGTCCGACGCGATCATCGACGGCTTGTACCGCATCATCAGCGTGATGACCAAGGGGCTTGAAAAGGTCACCAGCACGATCGGCTGTCACGAACTGCGCGGATACGGGCACAGCTTCAGCAGCGTCGGCCTTGCCAAAGGCATCGCGGCGCAGTTCGACATGCCTAACTACTTCGGCAGCGACATCCGCGGCCTGACGTGGACGGACATGAAGGCGTGGGCCGAGGAACGCGCCGCCGACTTGCGCGGCGAGACCAAAGCCATGCTGTCGAACCCCGACCGTTTCTACCCCAAGATGTGGAAGAAGGCCGAGGACGTCGCGCACGGCGAGATGTCGCTCGAACAATACACGTCCGAACTGATGGCGCTGGAGGACAAGCAGCCTGTCGCGCTGCGCCACATCCTGCGCATCAAGCCGGCCGCCAAGCCGGTAGACCCGTCCGAGGTCGACATCACCATCGGGGGTCACACCATGCCGGCGCTGATCAGCGCGATGTCGTTCGGGTCGCAGGGCGAGCTGGCGTACAAGGCTTACGCCGAAGCGGCGCACCGCCTGAACATCATCTGCGTCAACGGCGAGGGCGGCGAACTACCCGACATCATGGGCAAATACCGCAAGAACCGCGGCCAGCAGGTCGCCTCGGCGCGTTTCGGCGTCAACATCGAGTTCCTGAACTCGTGCGACCTGATCGAGATCAAGATCGGGCAGGGCGCGAAGCCGGGCGAGGGCGGCCACCTGCCGGGCTTCAAGGTGACCGAGCAGGTCGCGGCCGCACGGCATACCATGCCGGGCGTCGACCTGATCTCGCCGTCGAACAACCACGACCTGTACTCGATCGAAGACCTCGCGCAGCTGATCGAGGAACTCAAGACGGCCAACCCGCACGCGCGCATCAGCGTCAAACTGCCGGTCGTGCCGGGGGTCGGGATCATCGCGGTCGGCGTGGCGAAGGCCGGCGCGGACATCATCGGGATCACCGGCTATGACGGCGGCACCGGCGCCGCCCGCGCCCATGCGCTGCGGCACGTCGGCTTGCCGACCGAGATCGGGATTTGGCTGGCGCACCGCGCGCTGATCGACAGCGGCCTGCGCGATCAGGTCGAACTGTGGGCGGACGGCGGTATGAAGTCGGGCCGCGATGTCGTGAAGATGCTGTGCCTCGGCGCCAACCGCGTCGGGTTCGGCACGCTGGCGATGGTGGCGGTCGGCTGTACGATCTGCCGCAAGTGCCACGAAGGCACCTGCCACGTCGGCATCACGACCCACATCAAGACCCGCGAAGAAGCGGCACTCAAGGGACTCAAGTCGTTTGAACCGCGCGAGTTCGAGATGGCGGTCGAAGGCATCGTGCGCGTGTTTAAGATGCTGGCCGAGGACATCAAGCTCTGGACGGCCAAGCTCGGAATCACCAAGGTGACCGATCTGGTGGGCCGTGCCGACCTGCTCGAACAGGTCGAGTGGCACAGTCGTATCGACCTGTCGCCGCTGCTCAAGCGCGTGCAGGTCAAGCCGCGCACCTCCCCGCTCAGCGGTGGCCCACGCCTGACCCGCCCGCGTAACACCCTCAGCAAGCAGATCACGCAGGTGGTCGCGGAAGTCGTCTCGCACGGCGAATACGAGATGACCTACGACGACGAGCAGGTGATGGCGATGGACCGCGCGCTCGGGACGCACCTCGCGGGCGCACTCAAGCGCAGCGAACACGCCGGCTTCGAGCGGATTCATGCGGCGCACCTGAGCTTCAGCAACTCGGCTATCCCCGGCAACGGGCTGGCGGCGTTTATGGACGCGCCGATGGACGTGATGGTCGAGGGTGGCGCGCAGGACGGCGTCGCCAAAGGCGCGCGCGGCGGCACCCTGACGATCCTCAAAGGCTTAAACCACTACGGCCAGCGCCTCGACGGCTCGGTCGGCAAGAGCTTTGCCTATGGCGCGATGGGCGGCCTGTTCATCGTACAGGGCAACGCTGACACCCGTGCGTGCATCCGCCTCAGCGGCGCCGACATCATCTTTGGCGGCGAGGTCACCGAACCGCTGCGCGACGACCTCGGCGGTTTGGCGACCCGCGCCAACCTCAAGGGCTACGCCTGCGAATACATGACCAGCGGGCGTGTGGTGATCCTCGGCGATCCGGGCCCGTGGCTCGGCGCGGGCATGACCGGCGGCGTCATCTATCAGCGCATTCAGCCCGAATTGGGCCTGACGGTCGAGGCACTCGAACGCCGGCTCGCGGCCGGGACGTTGGTCGAGGTTCAACCAATGGACGAGTACGGCGCCGAGGACGTGCGCGAACTGCTCGGCCACTACATTCAGGTGCTGGAGAACAACAATCAGGCGGAGGCCACCGAGAATCTGTATCCGCTGCTGGCCAACCCGCTCGCGCATTTCGTGAAGATCGCGCCGCGCCTGAAGCATTAAACCGACTCGAGCTTCCGCGGCATCCCTGAGCGTGCCCCCGCTGCCCCAGACCGGCGGGGGCGCTTCGTTTCTCAGAGATCCCTTGACCGCGTTTCTGCGGACGTAGTTGGCCCACTTGCGAGAGAGCCAACCTGCGTTATACTGAGCGTTACCCCATATGGGGAAATTAGGGAAAGAAATGTCGCCAGACAGTAGTACCAACACTGACGAGAGCACGCCGCGCTTAGCCAGCGGCGGTTTCGGCATCTAAGCCCCCTCCCCGTACTTCACGCGCGTTGGGAAGGGCCTGCCGAGGCCGCCCGCGCGTTGTCTGCCCTCCGATCAGCACTGACAGTTGAATGCCGCGAAATGGTGTCACGGTCGTTTGGCCGGGAGCCTGCGCGGTGGTAGCGGCGTAACCGTCAGGATCTACGTCGTGTACCGTTCATCCGTATGGTTGTCTGGGTTTGCGCGCCGCGCAGCCCGGCGATCGTGTGTAATCGCAGGAAAGGGGCAGACCGATGCAGGAACTCGAGACCCTCGCTGCCGATATGACCGAGCTGTCGCCCGACGCGCTGGACGAGCGCGTAACGGAACTGCTCGACGACGGTCACTTTGAAGAGCTGCGGACCCTGTTGGCCGATGTGTATTCGCAGGACATCGCCGATGTCCTCGAGCGCCTTGACGACGCGACCGAACGCTACGCGGTCTTCAGCCAGCTTCAGCCGGATGTTGCTGCCGAGGTGCTCGACGAGGTCAGCCGGTATACGGCACGCCAACTGCTCCAGCGCATGC of Candidatus Flexicrinis affinis contains these proteins:
- a CDS encoding undecaprenyl-diphosphate phosphatase, which codes for MEDLIKAVILGIVEGLTEFLPVSSTGHLIIASNVLDFNAIGGTFEIFIQIGAVLAVVWFYRAELIRQARTVTTNPAVRNLWLTIVIAAVPAGVIGIALRGWIKETLFTPVVVALALIVGGIAFIVIERRPRTEAPETESHEALTLRQAILIGVAQVLALIPGVSRSGATILGGLAVGLTRQAATAFSFFLAIPVLGGAALIELATSLDEINGDQLGLLAVGTVVSMIFAFLSVGWLLRYVSRNTFTPFGWYRIAAGIVVLFLFAVPGQANAAAETLTPGPSPSERGEIDVLGADYSALDLVPSPPSPLSLKGRGGTAAMGGFYSALSTQHSALPASAGSLVETPAADGLILRGTLYAPHADAPAVLLIHQLYTTQRSWAFLVEPLNEAGFNVLTIDLRGYGRTGGRINWQAALTDVQTWARWLDDQPGMQSVSMLGSSMGSVLAVEGCYLYDPCPRAVALSPALNYYNVSIEDALAADLPVMIAYADRDRYPSRDMDEIVELAGDDLTLFTYPGRTHGIDLFALDETLGASVVSYLKGETVSQPAEPVEIGG
- a CDS encoding aminotransferase class IV, whose amino-acid sequence is MGIYYIDGEFVDERDALIPATDLAVLRGYGVFDFTRSYGGIPFKLAEHIARLRRSAEFIELPIPFSDDEIADIVMQTVKRNGYPESNVRIVVTGGESLDGITPVDDPRLLVFVTPLKVMNPRHYLDGIKIITERIERYIPEAKTLNYIPAIKALRRAAKVNAVEAIYVDREGNALEGTTTNLFAFFGETLVTPEVSILNGITRSVVLHLAEQHFRVIQRPLKIVELLTADEAFISSSNKQVMPVVSVDESIIASGKPGLRTRKLMGLFGALTGEPIPGALEPERA
- a CDS encoding alpha-hydroxy-acid oxidizing protein, which produces MTDFHDSPSVDTASLDLHRIDTQERDACALICAVRKGGEPTHGNVKRTIEALARMGHRTGYIDGEGDGVGILTDIPRELWARRLVQHGLRSSLATDRGFWVGHLMIAAKDKPRAQNLVDRIVRMMTDAGLHVIFDQPGQVNRTVLGPSAEKHEPVFYQLAGLNGEVPLTELDRVLFDLLNRIEGDLGVHFASLSAHSVVYKVQGTVEILRRYYPELRDPHYASTVTLGHARYSTNTNPIFERAQPFGLLGHNGEFNTISRFRMEAGMLGVDLSPNNSDSQDVDRFAHALCAKFGFDLIEAMTYIFPPFEHDLPGESAEMREMVDEVRRTFGPFAQGPAAVAARYADLCVFSVDALGLRPLWFGETDKEFFASSERGVYTLDSMIRDAKPLAPGEKIALRIKRGQPIEVYDYAAILRHVYGRHRERLGLNGNGSTRATGEHLITGDFTQSGPRPSPTGGTALSPSFAPAATLEQLESEVALAEPARQWPWQGGGAPVNTVTMAAMGWERYHVSVVDSLVESKKEQVGSLGWDGPLAAISHTRVNLADYFKETVAVVTNPAIDREREAAQFSVRVLVGSRPSFGEALREDELSVVLQTPFLTGGHAILGDLDEMREAANKHGTMPIEDLLAVFGERMAIIDMAAAPHEAVESALERIRAEAIDAVKRGARCILLDDSAVMDGTRHWLDPLLVTATVDTALRETDHGDRNLRRLCGIVLRSGAIRDLHDVAMVVSLGANAINPYMMYAAGLGLAPKPPREAITSDAIIDGLYRIISVMTKGLEKVTSTIGCHELRGYGHSFSSVGLAKGIAAQFDMPNYFGSDIRGLTWTDMKAWAEERAADLRGETKAMLSNPDRFYPKMWKKAEDVAHGEMSLEQYTSELMALEDKQPVALRHILRIKPAAKPVDPSEVDITIGGHTMPALISAMSFGSQGELAYKAYAEAAHRLNIICVNGEGGELPDIMGKYRKNRGQQVASARFGVNIEFLNSCDLIEIKIGQGAKPGEGGHLPGFKVTEQVAAARHTMPGVDLISPSNNHDLYSIEDLAQLIEELKTANPHARISVKLPVVPGVGIIAVGVAKAGADIIGITGYDGGTGAARAHALRHVGLPTEIGIWLAHRALIDSGLRDQVELWADGGMKSGRDVVKMLCLGANRVGFGTLAMVAVGCTICRKCHEGTCHVGITTHIKTREEAALKGLKSFEPREFEMAVEGIVRVFKMLAEDIKLWTAKLGITKVTDLVGRADLLEQVEWHSRIDLSPLLKRVQVKPRTSPLSGGPRLTRPRNTLSKQITQVVAEVVSHGEYEMTYDDEQVMAMDRALGTHLAGALKRSEHAGFERIHAAHLSFSNSAIPGNGLAAFMDAPMDVMVEGGAQDGVAKGARGGTLTILKGLNHYGQRLDGSVGKSFAYGAMGGLFIVQGNADTRACIRLSGADIIFGGEVTEPLRDDLGGLATRANLKGYACEYMTSGRVVILGDPGPWLGAGMTGGVIYQRIQPELGLTVEALERRLAAGTLVEVQPMDEYGAEDVRELLGHYIQVLENNNQAEATENLYPLLANPLAHFVKIAPRLKH